A region from the Selenomonas sp. oral taxon 920 genome encodes:
- a CDS encoding S26 family signal peptidase has product MRITRRFYIWSALWLYVFLVVNPLHLQMPTLIYMNTTASLPIGLYLAIPGFAVRDGDIVAYEQDEDVMETVRHNGWLPNDADPAFIKYAAIEGGFYEVDPDLRFSVNGKLIGYAMTGDGKGHTMTPRCGFYEIEQGQFLPYTYAARSYDGRYTGTISTDRIYSRVIPLLTK; this is encoded by the coding sequence ATGCGCATAACAAGGCGTTTCTATATCTGGTCTGCATTGTGGTTATATGTATTTCTCGTGGTCAATCCGCTTCATCTGCAGATGCCCACATTGATTTACATGAATACAACGGCCAGTCTCCCTATTGGGCTCTACCTTGCGATTCCCGGCTTTGCGGTTCGAGATGGGGATATTGTTGCTTATGAACAGGATGAAGATGTTATGGAGACCGTTCGTCATAATGGTTGGCTGCCGAACGATGCTGATCCTGCGTTCATCAAATACGCAGCGATAGAGGGCGGTTTCTATGAGGTCGATCCAGATCTTCGGTTCAGCGTCAATGGAAAGCTGATCGGATACGCTATGACCGGCGATGGGAAGGGACACACAATGACGCCGCGCTGCGGGTTCTACGAGATTGAGCAGGGACAGTTCCTGCCATATACATACGCGGCAAGGAGTTATGATGGGCGCTATACCGGCACGATCTCGACAGATCGGATATATAGCCGCGTCATACCTTTATTGACAAAATAG
- a CDS encoding M23 family metallopeptidase, protein MGRIREAFFSAALMGLLVFLSAQAYASDLPVTSAFGWRYHPISGEWSFHAGVDLGYPAGTPIPALFDGVVIQAGDYADGYGNQVLLYHPLFDGYTRYAHMSEVDVRVDEYVGQGTIIGLVGATGRVTGPHLHLEYIIRGADGNYMYVDPLVLWQ, encoded by the coding sequence GTGGGCAGAATACGAGAAGCGTTTTTTTCTGCGGCTCTAATGGGGCTTTTAGTTTTCCTGTCAGCACAGGCATACGCTTCGGATCTTCCTGTCACGTCTGCGTTCGGATGGCGTTACCATCCGATCTCAGGAGAATGGTCTTTCCACGCAGGTGTCGACCTAGGGTATCCGGCAGGAACGCCTATCCCCGCATTATTCGACGGCGTTGTCATACAAGCCGGCGACTATGCGGACGGTTATGGTAATCAAGTGCTTCTCTATCATCCGTTATTTGATGGATATACACGCTATGCTCATATGTCCGAGGTTGATGTCAGAGTCGATGAGTATGTGGGACAGGGCACGATTATCGGTCTTGTTGGTGCAACGGGACGCGTGACCGGACCTCATCTGCACCTCGAGTACATTATTCGAGGGGCGGATGGGAATTATATGTATGTCGATCCGCTCGTTTTATGGCAATAG